The proteins below are encoded in one region of Pseudomonas putida S13.1.2:
- a CDS encoding TIR domain-containing protein, with translation MARNKSSPGANNVAPKLQLTPALMERGIERLQERINDLQDFDVSLLNDDGDSPRLVALSTSIEDTLDRCFGLNTATYYRFSSAAQLHFSPGFYTDNYPRRHHYVQGTTDNIAQSISLLGEAQRTLREDLSDHEHAPLTHTANGAQKNAHEPSRKVFIVHGHDEGARETVARFLERLGFQSIILHEQANQGRTVIEKVEAHGDVGFAVVLLTPDDEGCVKGGAPEPRARQNVLLELGYFLGRLGRAKVCALKRGSVEIPSDFAGVVWESMDKDGWKQALGRELEAAGHEIDWNKVMRA, from the coding sequence ATGGCACGCAATAAATCCTCGCCTGGCGCCAACAATGTCGCCCCAAAGCTCCAACTGACTCCCGCACTGATGGAGAGAGGAATTGAGCGCTTGCAAGAGCGTATCAATGATCTCCAAGACTTTGACGTATCCCTACTCAACGATGACGGTGACTCACCAAGGCTCGTAGCATTGTCGACGTCAATTGAAGATACTTTGGATAGGTGTTTCGGCCTAAACACTGCTACCTACTACCGTTTTTCTTCTGCAGCTCAGCTGCACTTCTCCCCAGGCTTTTATACCGATAATTATCCCCGCAGGCACCACTATGTCCAAGGGACGACGGACAATATTGCCCAGTCCATCTCTCTGTTGGGCGAGGCGCAGCGGACGCTGAGGGAAGATCTGTCTGACCATGAGCATGCCCCGCTAACCCATACCGCGAATGGCGCGCAGAAGAACGCTCACGAGCCGTCCCGCAAGGTGTTCATCGTGCATGGCCATGACGAAGGCGCCCGCGAAACCGTAGCTCGCTTTCTCGAACGACTCGGTTTCCAGTCCATCATTTTGCATGAGCAAGCGAATCAGGGCCGAACAGTTATCGAAAAGGTCGAGGCACACGGTGATGTCGGGTTTGCAGTAGTGCTGCTCACCCCGGACGATGAAGGTTGCGTTAAGGGGGGAGCACCAGAACCCCGCGCTCGCCAAAATGTGCTGCTGGAGTTGGGCTATTTCCTGGGTCGCCTGGGCCGTGCCAAAGTCTGCGCTCTCAAGCGAGGCTCTGTGGAAATTCCGAGTGACTTTGCTGGTGTGGTTTGGGAGTCGATGGATAAAGATGGCTGGAAGCAAGCTCTGGGTCGGGAACTGGAAGCTGCTGGCCATGAGATTGATTGGAACAAGGTCATGCGTGCGTAA
- a CDS encoding XRE family transcriptional regulator translates to MDDRTQQLAFEAEFSPDKLRLARCAAGLSLAELGELLGVSRQYAHKLEINSIPNPAQIQVLTKALGVTEDFLSSPRRGSVELEQCHFRSLRSSTQTIKKSIASQVELFELLVNELEEEVDFPPVGFSAFELPLTSDDVIERAAEGFRRELSIGIGPIANVTRLAEKAGVLVVSLADADDRIDAFSLFNKRPLIVRNTAKENPCRHRFDIAHELGHLVMHQGIETGCRTTEAQANQFASALLMPRASFGGEFPSMRGQYLNWSALGALKLRWKVSFKAIIYRAQTLNLITQDQARSGFTYLSRNGFTKREELDDQIEIEAPTLVQRAVDLLDHASWRTILKNSGLTDALIVERFMLKVPAAPLALVK, encoded by the coding sequence ATGGATGACAGAACACAACAGCTTGCTTTTGAAGCTGAGTTTTCACCTGACAAGCTGAGACTGGCTCGGTGCGCTGCTGGCTTGTCGCTTGCTGAGTTGGGCGAATTGCTCGGGGTGAGCCGACAGTACGCTCATAAACTAGAAATCAATTCCATTCCGAATCCCGCTCAGATCCAGGTGCTGACCAAAGCCCTGGGAGTGACGGAAGATTTTCTGTCGAGTCCGCGCCGAGGTTCTGTAGAACTGGAACAGTGCCATTTTCGCAGCTTGCGATCGTCGACCCAGACAATCAAGAAGAGCATTGCATCCCAGGTGGAGCTCTTCGAGTTACTGGTCAACGAGCTTGAAGAGGAGGTGGACTTCCCTCCAGTGGGATTCAGTGCTTTCGAATTGCCGCTTACCAGTGATGACGTAATTGAAAGAGCTGCTGAGGGTTTTCGGCGAGAGCTGTCGATCGGCATCGGCCCGATTGCCAACGTTACCCGGCTGGCGGAAAAAGCGGGTGTCTTGGTGGTGAGTCTTGCTGATGCAGATGATCGTATCGATGCGTTTTCATTGTTCAACAAGCGCCCTCTGATCGTGCGCAATACCGCCAAGGAAAATCCTTGCCGGCATCGATTCGACATAGCCCATGAGCTTGGCCATCTGGTGATGCATCAGGGTATTGAAACGGGTTGCCGGACAACCGAGGCTCAGGCAAATCAATTTGCTAGCGCGCTGCTCATGCCACGGGCGAGCTTCGGTGGTGAGTTTCCATCAATGCGCGGCCAGTACCTCAACTGGTCGGCACTAGGGGCTCTCAAGCTGCGGTGGAAAGTCAGTTTCAAGGCGATCATCTATCGTGCGCAGACCCTCAATCTGATCACTCAGGATCAAGCTCGGTCAGGCTTCACCTACCTCAGCCGCAACGGTTTCACCAAGCGGGAAGAGCTTGACGACCAGATCGAGATAGAAGCGCCAACACTGGTACAACGGGCGGTGGATCTGCTTGATCATGCGAGCTGGAGAACAATCCTCAAGAACTCTGGGCTCACAGATGCCCTGATCGTGGAGCGCTTCATGCTGAAGGTACCAGCAGCGCCATTGGCCTTAGTGAAATAG
- a CDS encoding DUF6957 family protein, with the protein MNELLEHVFYGPGHMLPGSGLDDELLLAAAREEFNGQQYRVVREWLILDVMVSEDFERLVSARGLQPAILFSQRVIFDSTGIKQGGVLLSGFMRHFEDCFFKAEEMVYVLGGRGARKHISMPALKELSKACKAVRQLPI; encoded by the coding sequence GTGAATGAGTTGTTGGAACACGTGTTTTACGGGCCAGGGCATATGCTACCGGGATCTGGCCTTGATGATGAGCTGTTGTTGGCCGCGGCGCGAGAAGAATTCAACGGTCAGCAGTATCGGGTGGTGCGAGAGTGGCTGATTCTGGACGTCATGGTGAGTGAGGATTTTGAACGGCTCGTGAGCGCAAGAGGGCTGCAGCCGGCCATCCTTTTCTCCCAGCGAGTGATTTTCGACAGCACGGGCATAAAACAGGGCGGTGTCTTGCTCAGCGGCTTCATGCGGCATTTCGAAGACTGCTTTTTTAAGGCGGAGGAGATGGTGTATGTGCTGGGTGGGCGCGGTGCCCGCAAGCACATATCCATGCCGGCCCTCAAAGAACTGTCGAAAGCGTGCAAAGCAGTCCGGCAGCTCCCGATCTAG
- the trbK gene encoding entry exclusion lipoprotein TrbK: protein MSIMPFARLVAALGVAVSLTAIAVDRVPEPNEANCSGETYEQILASLSKEWDRNEFIANCKSFHAAKKMTNWKFEKSPPDSF from the coding sequence ATGTCCATTATGCCTTTTGCACGTCTGGTTGCAGCGCTTGGCGTTGCCGTGAGCCTTACAGCCATTGCTGTAGACAGGGTGCCTGAACCCAACGAAGCGAATTGCTCGGGTGAAACCTATGAGCAAATCCTGGCGAGCCTCTCCAAGGAGTGGGACCGCAATGAGTTCATCGCCAACTGCAAGAGCTTCCATGCTGCCAAAAAGATGACCAACTGGAAGTTCGAAAAGAGCCCACCTGACAGCTTCTGA
- a CDS encoding MFS transporter, with amino-acid sequence MHSDATNQRRMARRAAFGSFLGSVVEYYDFFIYGSAAALVFSTLFFPSNDPMAGTLAALATFGVGYIARPIGALVCGHLGDKWGRKQVLMMTLLLMGLATFTIGLLPTYATVGAWAPALLVFCRLLQGFSAGGEQVGASLLTMEHAPGKSKGFYTSWLINGASMGSILATSVFIPLSMLSEEQLLGWGWRIPFLLSAVMVVITWIIRRGVEESPEFKASQPANDLPPVVELMRNERRAFYTVFCCALICSVSSLVMIFGLSWATNNQGIDRPSMLTAIAASQAVALVCQPLFGLLGDRIGRKTIFTVGAFACSAGVFFFLWSITTGSIGLIIFSTVVLKSVLYSAPNALWPSFYAEMFSIRVRYTGVGLATQLSFIVAGFSPSLCYALMSNGSDWIPVACFIGGLALIAAIAALSSRPASLATSAPTYSLQPQSQH; translated from the coding sequence ATGCATTCAGATGCCACGAACCAACGGCGCATGGCCCGCAGGGCTGCCTTCGGCAGCTTCCTGGGTAGCGTTGTCGAGTATTACGACTTCTTCATTTACGGCTCAGCCGCGGCCCTGGTTTTCAGCACCCTGTTCTTCCCCTCCAACGACCCTATGGCGGGAACGCTTGCTGCGCTTGCCACCTTCGGCGTTGGCTACATAGCGCGCCCAATCGGCGCATTGGTTTGCGGGCACCTGGGTGATAAATGGGGCCGCAAACAAGTGCTGATGATGACGCTGCTATTGATGGGTTTAGCGACGTTTACCATTGGCCTTCTGCCCACCTATGCAACTGTCGGCGCGTGGGCACCCGCTCTGTTGGTGTTCTGTCGATTGCTCCAAGGGTTCTCTGCAGGTGGCGAGCAGGTGGGGGCAAGCTTGCTGACGATGGAGCATGCTCCGGGTAAGAGTAAGGGGTTCTACACCAGCTGGTTGATCAATGGCGCCTCGATGGGGTCTATCCTCGCCACCTCAGTGTTCATCCCTCTCTCGATGTTGAGTGAAGAGCAGCTTCTAGGCTGGGGGTGGCGCATTCCGTTCTTGCTCAGTGCAGTAATGGTCGTGATCACTTGGATCATCCGTCGGGGCGTGGAAGAAAGCCCCGAGTTCAAGGCAAGCCAACCCGCAAACGACCTTCCGCCTGTCGTGGAACTCATGCGCAACGAACGTCGCGCTTTCTATACGGTATTTTGCTGCGCATTGATCTGTTCAGTTTCCTCCCTTGTGATGATTTTCGGGCTGTCCTGGGCCACCAACAACCAAGGGATCGATCGCCCATCCATGCTTACTGCGATTGCAGCGAGTCAGGCAGTAGCTTTGGTCTGTCAGCCTTTGTTCGGCTTGCTGGGAGACCGAATCGGGCGCAAGACAATTTTCACGGTTGGCGCATTCGCTTGTAGTGCGGGGGTGTTCTTCTTCCTGTGGTCAATCACCACCGGAAGCATCGGCCTGATCATCTTCAGCACTGTTGTACTCAAATCTGTGCTTTACAGCGCCCCCAATGCGCTGTGGCCATCGTTTTACGCCGAGATGTTCAGCATCCGCGTGCGCTACACCGGTGTCGGTCTGGCGACTCAGCTGAGCTTCATCGTTGCCGGCTTCTCGCCAAGTCTGTGCTACGCACTGATGTCCAACGGCAGCGATTGGATTCCGGTCGCATGCTTCATTGGCGGCCTCGCCTTGATAGCGGCGATCGCAGCCTTGTCGTCAAGGCCTGCCAGCCTTGCCACTTCAGCTCCAACTTACAGCCTGCAACCGCAATCACAGCACTGA
- a CDS encoding SDR family NAD(P)-dependent oxidoreductase, with protein sequence MNTTHETRRVALVTGAAGELGRAICVRLARDGLHIAAVDIDLDTTQAFLQQLQLAPGQSAVAVQADLGIPSSISEMVEQVGQRFGRIDVVVNNAAVNHRGSIYDFDVAKWDHMMAVNLRAPALICQHVAPYWQRQASGRVINMVSRCWVAGGPPAYVACKAGLVGLTRSMARELAAHNVTVNAIAPGLLPSAFTLDGRDAESFERMAQGSISNTPLKRLAKPEDIAGTTSYLASEDAAFVTAEVIHVCGGSQLAPFGSR encoded by the coding sequence ATGAATACAACACATGAAACCCGCCGCGTTGCACTCGTCACCGGCGCCGCTGGAGAACTGGGGCGCGCAATCTGCGTTCGTTTGGCCAGAGACGGGTTGCACATTGCCGCAGTTGATATCGACCTGGACACAACTCAGGCCTTTCTCCAGCAGCTTCAACTGGCGCCCGGCCAAAGTGCGGTGGCAGTCCAGGCTGATCTCGGCATCCCCTCATCGATCAGTGAAATGGTCGAGCAGGTGGGGCAGCGGTTCGGTCGCATCGACGTCGTGGTCAACAACGCTGCGGTCAATCACCGAGGCTCTATCTACGACTTCGACGTGGCGAAATGGGATCACATGATGGCCGTGAACCTTCGCGCTCCAGCCCTGATCTGCCAGCACGTCGCACCTTACTGGCAGCGCCAGGCCAGTGGTCGAGTGATCAACATGGTTTCGCGGTGCTGGGTCGCGGGCGGCCCTCCAGCTTATGTGGCATGCAAGGCTGGTTTGGTAGGCCTGACACGATCGATGGCCAGAGAACTAGCCGCACACAACGTCACAGTGAATGCCATCGCGCCAGGCCTTTTACCCTCCGCATTCACACTGGATGGGCGTGATGCAGAGAGCTTCGAGCGTATGGCGCAGGGATCAATCAGCAATACACCGCTCAAGCGCCTGGCCAAGCCAGAAGACATCGCTGGAACAACTTCATATCTGGCATCTGAGGACGCCGCATTCGTAACTGCCGAAGTCATCCATGTCTGCGGCGGCAGCCAGCTCGCGCCATTTGGCAGTCGCTGA
- a CDS encoding sugar phosphate isomerase/epimerase family protein — MTQQKTPRLGVSSASLPSLSPEHLVQHLAREGYQGVEWRVASIDGLESRRPWDARSNNRCTVAPTPQAVDRIYRHCQAHGLEIFGLSPYLEVGDIENARLLIDLAAQAGQARLRLWAPGYQHQRYAVGYSRMRRFLDDIVPLAEQSGIQLALEVHQRTICSSPSLAMRVAEHYPTQQLGIIYDLGNLAIEGREDVQLSLDLMGDHLAHVQVKNVAYVPQAPGEGWSWEWCPPDEGVLPLQSMLKTLQKNGFDDWISIEDFDSSHPDVTKLSRNRDLVRRYMKMTTVASDTSFEVPCQ; from the coding sequence ATGACACAACAAAAAACGCCGCGCCTAGGCGTCTCTAGCGCTTCGCTACCCTCCCTTTCCCCAGAGCATCTCGTGCAGCACTTGGCGCGAGAAGGCTACCAAGGCGTGGAATGGCGGGTGGCGAGTATCGATGGCCTGGAAAGCAGACGCCCATGGGACGCGCGAAGCAATAATCGCTGCACCGTGGCGCCTACCCCCCAGGCAGTCGATCGTATCTACCGGCACTGCCAGGCGCATGGTCTCGAGATCTTCGGGCTTAGTCCTTACCTGGAGGTCGGCGACATTGAAAATGCTCGCCTCCTGATCGACCTTGCAGCTCAAGCGGGTCAAGCACGGCTTCGACTCTGGGCGCCTGGCTACCAGCATCAGCGTTACGCCGTGGGCTACTCCAGAATGCGCCGCTTCCTGGATGACATCGTCCCGCTGGCCGAACAATCAGGCATTCAGCTCGCCCTTGAAGTCCACCAGCGAACCATCTGCTCAAGCCCTTCGCTTGCGATGCGCGTCGCTGAGCACTATCCCACGCAGCAGCTAGGCATCATTTACGACCTTGGCAACCTCGCAATCGAGGGCCGAGAGGACGTGCAGTTATCCCTCGACCTGATGGGCGATCACCTCGCTCACGTACAGGTTAAAAATGTCGCGTATGTCCCGCAGGCCCCGGGCGAGGGCTGGAGCTGGGAATGGTGTCCGCCAGATGAGGGGGTGCTGCCACTTCAATCCATGCTGAAAACGCTCCAAAAAAACGGTTTCGACGATTGGATCTCGATTGAGGATTTTGACTCGAGCCATCCGGACGTAACGAAGCTGTCCCGGAACCGGGATCTCGTGCGTCGCTACATGAAAATGACCACCGTCGCTTCCGATACAAGCTTTGAGGTACCGTGCCAATGA